A window of Thermoplasmata archaeon genomic DNA:
TCCGGGCCACCGCCATCGGCATCGCGTGGATGCCCGGGAAGTCCGCTCGGTGGAGGCCCTCACCGCTCGCGTCGTCGCGTGTCGCCGGTGCCCCCGTCTCGTCCGGTACCGTGAGGCGGTCGCGCGGACCAGGGTGGCGCGGTTCCGGGAGTGGACGTACTGGGGGCGTCCCGTTCCCGGGTTTGGCGATCCGGGCGCGCGCCTCCTGATCGTGGGCCTGGCACCCGCGGCTCACGGCGGAAACCGGACGGGCCGCGTCTTCACGGGGGATCGGAGCGGAGATTGGCTGTACCGCGCACTCTACCGGGCAGGATTCGCCAACCAGCCCACATCCGTGTCCATCGGCGACGGGCTCCGCCTGAGCGATGCGTACATCGCGGCCGCGGTCCGCTGTGCACCGCCGGGGAATCGGCCGACGCGCGCCGAGTTCGAGCGGTGCCAGCCCTTCCTCGAGGCGGAGATCGAACTCCTGCATGGGTTGCGAGTCGTCGTGACGCTCGGCAACGTGGCCATGGACCGGTTCCTGCGTGCCTGGAAGGCCACGGGCCGGACCGCCCCGCGCCCGAAGCCCCGATTTGGCCACGGTAAGCGGTATGCGATCGGAGCCGCGGTGCTCCTGACCTCCTACCATCCGAGCCAACGGAATACCCAGACCGGCCTCCTCACGGAGCCCATGTTCGACGCCATCTTCCGCGCGGCGAGGGAGGAA
This region includes:
- a CDS encoding uracil-DNA glycosylase; the protein is MDAREVRSVEALTARVVACRRCPRLVRYREAVARTRVARFREWTYWGRPVPGFGDPGARLLIVGLAPAAHGGNRTGRVFTGDRSGDWLYRALYRAGFANQPTSVSIGDGLRLSDAYIAAAVRCAPPGNRPTRAEFERCQPFLEAEIELLHGLRVVVTLGNVAMDRFLRAWKATGRTAPRPKPRFGHGKRYAIGAAVLLTSYHPSQRNTQTGLLTEPMFDAIFRAAREELHGRPERAAIRTRTKRRR